Sequence from the Segatella copri genome:
TATGCATGTTTGCCGCATGGAGATAGCCAAAGCCTTGAAGAAGGTGATGGGCGAAGCACTGGAGAATATCTACTATAAGAGTGAGACAACCTTACCGTATAAGGCTGACCTCAGACAGGAAAATGGCTTTATACTGGGAGGTGATGCTGACGATGTTGCTGTAGAGAATGGACTGAAATTCCATATCGACTGGTTGCGTGGTCAGAAAACGGGTTTCTTCGTAGATCAGCGTGAGAACCGTTCGCTGCTCGAGCATTATGCCAAGGGTAAGAGCGTGCTCAACATGTTCTGCTATACCGGCGGTTTTTCAGTTTATGCGATGAGAGGCGAGGCTAAGGCTGTTCACTCCGTAGACAGCAGTGCCAAGGCGATAGAATTGACCAATGAGAATATTGCGCTCAATTTCCCTGGAGATGCACGCCATGAGGCTATCTGCGAAGATGCCTTCAAGTATCTTGATGAACATGACCAGCAGTATGATCTGATTGTTCTTGATCCTCCTGCTTTTGCCAAGCACCGTGCGGCTTTGCGCAATGCGCTGAAGGGCTATACCCGCCTGAACGTAAAGGGCTTGCAGCGTATTAAGAAGGGCGGCATCCTTTTTACCTTCAGTTGCTCTCAGGTGGTTACGAAGGATCAGTTCCGCAATGCTGTGTTTACTGCTGCAGCGCAGGCTGGAAGAAAGGTTCGCATCTTGCACCAGTTGCACCAGCCTGCCGACCATCCTATCAATATTTATCATCCGGAAGGTGAATATTTGAAGGGATTGGTTCTCTATGTAGAATAACAAATGATTAAAGGATTGATAATGAATAAGTTCAAAACGTTTGCAGCCTTGATGCTCTTGCTGGCTATAGGATTTGCAGGATGTGGCAAGTCGGAAGCAGAACGTCATCGCTTGAGCAAGAAGGAAAAGGCTAGATTGGATAGCCTAGACCGTGCTGCGCTGAAGATAGCGGTGATGCCAACAATGGACTGCCTGCCAATCTTTCTGGCATGTGATGACAGTATATTCCAGCAGCAAGGTGTAGACGTACATTTGCGTAGATATACTGCACAAATGGATTGTGATACTGCTATCGAGCGCAAGCGCGTAGAGGGAGCCGTGACCGATCTGATTCGTGCACATCATATAGAGAAACGGGGTACTGCTTTGACGTACCCTATTTCTACCAATCTTTATTGGCAGTTTATTACCAATAAGCGTTCGCGTATATCCGAACTGAAACAACTGTCAGATAAGATGGTGGCTATGACCCGCTACTCTGCAACAGATTATCTGGCTACTTTAGCAATCGATAGCGGTAAGCCTAAATATGATGCTTATAAGGTTCAAATCAACGATTTGAACATCCGTCTGCGTATGTTGCTTAACAACGAGATGGATGCCATGTTGCTGCCAGAACCTCAAGCTACCAAAGCCCGACTTGAACAGCATGTAAAACTCTTTGACAGCAGAGATAAGAACTTGCAGTTAGGTGTTGTGGCTTTCCGCAAGAAAATACTTTCAGAGCCGCGCCGTAAAGACCAAGTTGCCAAGTTTATCAAGGCGTATAATATTGCTGTTGATAGCATAAACAGTCGTGGGGTACAGCATTATGCAAGTATCATCACAAAATATACGGGTGCCGATGCTAAAACCATCAGTAATCTTCCAAAACTTAAATATGAACACGCTATGGAACCAAGACGTCGTGACCTGGCTGTAGCACAAAAATAAGCGGCTTATGAAAAGAGAAGATTTTAGCTGGACAAAGTTTTCGCATGAAAATGTCACTACTATATCCAGAATTGAAGCTATTCGCAAGATAATTGACCAGGAAGTGGGGCTCGAATCGTGTCAGCCTGAAATTGCGGAAATTGAAAAAAGATATGATGCTTTATATCATGATTATATAGATGGCAAGCTTAAACACCG
This genomic interval carries:
- a CDS encoding class I SAM-dependent rRNA methyltransferase; translated protein: MYKSVYLKKGKEESLKRFHPWIFSGAIQAMDEGIEEGDIVRVFTRSGEFIAIGHYQIGSIAVRVLSFRDIEIDEEYWCARLDSAYKMRLALGIAGNSSNTTYRLVHGEGDNLPGLVIDCYGPTAVMQAHSVGMHVCRMEIAKALKKVMGEALENIYYKSETTLPYKADLRQENGFILGGDADDVAVENGLKFHIDWLRGQKTGFFVDQRENRSLLEHYAKGKSVLNMFCYTGGFSVYAMRGEAKAVHSVDSSAKAIELTNENIALNFPGDARHEAICEDAFKYLDEHDQQYDLIVLDPPAFAKHRAALRNALKGYTRLNVKGLQRIKKGGILFTFSCSQVVTKDQFRNAVFTAAAQAGRKVRILHQLHQPADHPINIYHPEGEYLKGLVLYVE
- a CDS encoding ABC transporter substrate-binding protein — protein: MNKFKTFAALMLLLAIGFAGCGKSEAERHRLSKKEKARLDSLDRAALKIAVMPTMDCLPIFLACDDSIFQQQGVDVHLRRYTAQMDCDTAIERKRVEGAVTDLIRAHHIEKRGTALTYPISTNLYWQFITNKRSRISELKQLSDKMVAMTRYSATDYLATLAIDSGKPKYDAYKVQINDLNIRLRMLLNNEMDAMLLPEPQATKARLEQHVKLFDSRDKNLQLGVVAFRKKILSEPRRKDQVAKFIKAYNIAVDSINSRGVQHYASIITKYTGADAKTISNLPKLKYEHAMEPRRRDLAVAQK